tccccttgcacgtctgcatcgttggtgtggcttgctgagtacggtggttgtactcagccttgctattattcccccttttcagaagtgtggtgcttctgagctgaagacgaagttagaagaccaaggctcagaccccagttgagttttgcctgtggagtggagctgaagccccgctaggatcgccttttttccgctgctgctgcttttgtttcggtgtgaggactaagtgcctcttctgtaagtattttgcgctttatttacgtttggaactgtttattacttgtcgttttgtgtaccctggctggtcctggacagggatttaatacacaaaatagtctggaaatttgggctaaatttctgggcgtgacatccaACTACCGTGACGGTGGCAAGCATTCGTCGACACCCCCCTACCTCGATGGACCTCAACAATGGTGGTTGTCGATGAGGCAAGAAGATGACAACCGCTGGCTTGGGCTGCTGCCTCCTCTTCATCTTTGCCATGGGCCCATGGTCGTTGGATCCATAGAGATCCCATTCTCGATTGGCTGCCTTGCCGATATTCCCAAGGTATCCTCCATTGAACTCCTCCAAATCCCACTACCCAGCTCACCAAGCTTCTTCCTCTCCACCACCCCCAAGAcactcttctcctcctcattACATGTCCCCATCCGCTCCCTCTTCACCAACGTCGTGCCCACCACGTCTCGTAGTTGACCTCAACCTTGAGACCATGATCCTCCTCGTCGATTTGGATGGACGAGGAGCTCGTTATTGGTGCGTACTGGCCTGCATCCTGCAGGAGAAgagtggaagagagagagaggggcaatAAGTGTAGggatatttttttcctaatatGTGAGTTCcacattatttaatttttttctctaattataaGTGTGACGTAGATGTCACATCACCTAACACTGATGTCAATATTGAGGAATTAGCTGTAGAAACTCGATAATTCGATAGGGGACGCCAATTGGActttgtaaaaagaaaagaaagatagAGAGGGAAAGAGAACGGAACAGAGCGGAGTAGGAAACACACACGCGTCTCTTGGCGTTGCGTTGCGTGCGTACTTATTCTTGTCGCGGCGTGCCATTTCCGGCGGGGCGGTGCACTGCATTATTGTTGCCtcgctcgctcgatcgatcccctctcctctccaaaTCCCATCCCCAAATCCCGAATCCTCCATCGAGATCGATCGACGTCGAGCGGAGCGAAGGGGGGATatgggcggcgtggcggcgggcaCCAGGTGGATCCACCACGTCCGGCGGCTCAGCGCCGCCAAGGTGTCGGCGGACGCCCTGGAGCGCGGCCAGAGCCGGGTCATCGACGCCTCCCTCACCCTCATCCGCGAGCGCGCCAAGCTCAaggtcctctctctctctctctccccacccaTTTCATCTTCATCCTGCTTTGCAGCGATCCTCTTTCTCCAGGTTccccttctttttttaaaaagctgcatattcctttcggTTCGATTTCAccccctttttcttttatttatttatattcgCCCAGTTAATGGGTAATCATGTTTAGTGTCAGTATCACCcggtctttttcttttcttttcttttccttttactAGTGGTAGCATGTGCTCTCCCTTTGTTAACATTGTATCCTGCTACTGCTAATCGATTAGTTAATTATACACCATTCTGTTGTTCTCAcacttgctctctctctctctctctctctctctctctgcacctgtgcacccaaaaatttttttttttttgctacttaACTTTACTGACTTACTACCAGTAATAATAATCTCTTAATGCAACAACCATAATATAGCACTTGCGTTCAGATAGGGGGCATCCTTACAACACTACTCTGATGTCGCATTTGATTCTGAAACCCCCACCCACCTGTACTACCCAaaccccccttttttttttacttatgttGCTTTTAAGTCGATTCAACACGCACCAAATGTTGTAGGACCAGACTTTCAACAGCACAAGTACTCCACACAAGAAATTAAGTGGCTTACCTTTACAATCAGCTCTTCCCTCAAATTGTAGGACAAGATACAGGACTATCATTAATACGACCCTTGGCTTTGTCATGAACTGACTGTTGTATGAcctgttttttcttcttttctgtgAAATTTAATCAATCATTAATTAACCATCTACCAGGCTTTCAAATCATATCGCGAATGCGTAATGGATACATGGGTTGGATCTGTACACCTACATTTTACATCTGCTACCTCAAGtgtttttttgtttgcaactcATTTTATATATGCTACCTCAagtgttattttttttgtctgcAACTTATGTAACGATTGAGTCCTTTTAAGGCTCATATCAAAATTATTTAGTGGGCCAAGGACTAAGATATGGTCAAAGATGGTCCTTCGCACACAGCATTGCTTTCAGCCTTTGCTTCAGCTGTAATCCAACGTCCTCTTAGCTTAATCTACAGATTTATGTTCTTTCTCTGAAGCAATTATGTTTACCATGTTGCACCTGAATACCTAACAAATTAGAGATGGAAAAGTTTAACATTTGGAGCTACTTTGTTTGAGTTCGTAAATAAACCTATGGCTCATTGAGAGTGGCATTAATCGTACATTCTCTGCAAACTAGtcttagtgtttttttttcagattctaAAGATTTTAAACTTCAGTTTCTACAAGATTACTTCATTCTAGGATCAAAtcttttaattaatcttgtaacATTTCTGACAACTCTGCCAACCCTGACTTGGAACTTTTGCTTGTGTGCAGGCAGAGTTGCTGCGCGCTCTTGGTGGTGTGAAAGCTTCAGCATGCCTCTTAGGTGTTCCTCTTGGTCACAACTCATCGTTCTTACAGGGACCTGCATTTGCTCCTCCCCGGATAAGGGAAGCCATTTGGTGTGGAAGTACCAACTCTAGCACAGAAGAAGGTACAGTTAACGTGTTCAAACTATATAGTAGCATATCTTGTATACAATAAGCATTTATTGAAATATGCCTTGCCTTCTTGTTGTTCAGGCAAAGAACTCAATGATCCTCGAGTGCTAACAGATGTTGGTGATGTCCCCATACAAGAGATTCGTGACTGTGGTGTTGAAGATGACAGATTGATGAATGTTGTAAGCGAGTCTGTCAAAACAGTGATGGAGGAAGTGAGCACATTATCCCACCATGCTTGTTTCAAAAACTTGTTTGTCGATCATCTCAGCTATTTCCTTGACAGTAGTTAGCATAATTTTTTGAAGTTTATTTAAGGATCTGGTGAAGTCTGACATAcatcttaattaattttagGACAAATATTTGCTTGGACAAAACTTAAAGCTATTGAAGCAGAGTAATTTATTAACTATGCCATACTTTTATGTAGGATCCTCTTCGGCCATTGGTCCTGGGAGGCGATCACTCAATATCTTATCCAGTTGTTAGGGCTGTGTCTGAAAAGCTTGGTGGACCTGTTGACATTCTTCACCTTGACGCACATCCAGATATCTACGATGCTTTTGAAGGAAACATCTATTCGCATGCTTCTTCATTTGCAAGAATAATGGAAGGAGGTTATGCTAGGAGGCTTCTACAGGTACTTTTATACAGCTTTTCGTTGTTTTTTGAGGGAATCACCAGGAGGGTTGGTATCCCACTTGTATATCTTTGAGTTCTGCATTCCAGAACTATCATAGTACTACTGAATGGATGTTTATCTAAACAAAGGGACTACTATTGAATGAACGAACGAATGAATGAAGtatctcttttatttttaagcCCAAATTTAAGGAGAAGGAAAATACAAACACAATATTGAAATATTGGGTTATAATCTTCTCTATAACTAGCGCAGCTGTCATTGCTCTGAAAATATGGTTTCACCTTTAATCCTGATGGTTTTCAGGTTGGAATCAGATCAATTACCAAAGAAGGGCGTGAGCAGGGGAAGAGATTTGGTGTGGAACAGTATGAGATGCGCACTTTTTCAAAAGATAGGGAGAAGCTTGAAAGTCTGGTAATTTTACTAAAAATAACCACGTCAATGTCTTTGCAATCACCTGGGTAATTTTAATATGATGATTGGGGACATATAGTATTGATGTGTGTTATGATTCTTTGTAGTGTGATAATTGCAAATTTGCACTTGGCCATTCATTTAAACATACTAATGTATCTATTTGGCCCAAAGGAGTTTTAGGGTCCTTTTGGGCTCTGTTACTGCCTCCACAGCTTTTGGTCTCTCTTCAAGTTGCAACTCTGATACCTCTACCATAATGTTAGATAAACTATCATGGGATTAAGTTTAATGCTGTAATCTATTCGTAGATGCTCTGTTTGGACAGCCTTGTCTACAACAGGTTGGCAACCAAGGCCATGGGTGTCTAGTTTGAACTTTCAATGCTTTGGCGATGTTAACCTAGGAAACTTTGGTAGCTTGGACCAAGATTTGCCATTAACTTGGTTTgtcaccaaaatttggcaagggGCCGTTCGCATTGGCTCCCTAATCTGTTTTTATAACCAAACTTCATCAGTCGATGGGCTTTGTAGTGTGCCTTGTGGAAATAGCTATTCataaaattgcttaaaaaataaAGTGGCAGAGTGACAGTTACCTTGTCAAAACCATCAAGATCTGTTGGAAAGTCACCCTGTTACCTGTCATTGTTGTATTTAACCAGCTGAAAAAGGAAGGTTCACAAGTGGAACTTAGGATTAAGCcaatgttttatttattttccaaaGTAAAATTTTGATGCCATCCAATCTATGTATATGTGTTTCCCAGTTGGGATCCATAGCATGGATATCCTTTTATCCAAATGTCTAActtattctttttatttattggcAGAAACTTGGGGAAGGTGTGAAGGGAGTGTACATCTCAGTTGACGTGGACTGCCTCGATCCCGCTTTCGCGCCAGGTGTCTCTCACATTGAGCCAGGAGGCCTCTCCTTCCGCGACGTGCTCAACATCCTCCATAACCTGCAAGGAGATGTTGTCGCCGGAGATGTGGTGGAGTTCAACCCGCAGCGTGACACGGTGGACGGGATGACGGCTATGGTTGCAGCCAAGCTGGTCCGGGAGCTCACAGCCAAGATCTCCAAGTGAGCATCCATTCAGATTCAGGGCATATCATATCACCAACCAACCCCTTGAGTCTGAAGCAGCAAAGAGGATGATTCCCAGACTCCTTTAGCTGTTAGTCTAGGTTCCTATGTAGTAGACATCAGCTATGCCAGATTTTGTATGTGAATATACTCATTAGGTTGCAATAATGTTTGCCTCCATTTTGCACTTGTGATGTTATGGTTATCCCTCATCATCGTGTGCTAGAAGAATGCATATGAACCGTTTTTGTCGTGCTTTCAGGCAACATGCTGACGACAAAAATGCATGGCCAATAAGAGTAATAAATTATTGGCATTTTAAAGACAGAAAAAAAGAATGATAGTACTATACTACTATTATATAGAAAGtactttgccaaaaaaaagagtGATATTTTACGAGGTTCAAGTGGAGTGgtgtggtggaggtggagctggTGGCAAGTCTGTGTCAACCATGGCATCGCcctccggcgccggcaagccaccggccgtcctcctcctccggccggtGGACCAGCCCTTCGCCGTCGCGCTGCGCGAGCGCTACCGCGTGCTCgacctcctctcctccggccaGCCTCTCCcggccttcctcgccgccgccgccgccgcgcctgacccgccgcgcgccgccgtcgtcatggGGGGCGGCTCAATCCGCGCCGACGCGGCGCTCTTCGACGCCGTGCCTTCCCTGCGCTGCGTCGtcagcacggcggccggcgtcgACCACATCGACCTCGCCGAgtgcgcgcgccgcggcgtcgtcgtggcCAACTCCGGGACGGTGTACTCCGGCGACGTGGCCGACCACGCCGTGG
This window of the Oryza sativa Japonica Group chromosome 4, ASM3414082v1 genome carries:
- the LOC4334912 gene encoding arginase 1, mitochondrial; the protein is MGGVAAGTRWIHHVRRLSAAKVSADALERGQSRVIDASLTLIRERAKLKAELLRALGGVKASACLLGVPLGHNSSFLQGPAFAPPRIREAIWCGSTNSSTEEGKELNDPRVLTDVGDVPIQEIRDCGVEDDRLMNVVSESVKTVMEEDPLRPLVLGGDHSISYPVVRAVSEKLGGPVDILHLDAHPDIYDAFEGNIYSHASSFARIMEGGYARRLLQVGIRSITKEGREQGKRFGVEQYEMRTFSKDREKLESLKLGEGVKGVYISVDVDCLDPAFAPGVSHIEPGGLSFRDVLNILHNLQGDVVAGDVVEFNPQRDTVDGMTAMVAAKLVRELTAKISK